The following proteins come from a genomic window of Nitrospira sp.:
- a CDS encoding DUF1328 domain-containing protein, translating to MLYYALMFLVVGLIAGALNLAGISTVAVQISWMLFVTGIVLLVIHWITGHTTRPV from the coding sequence ATGCTCTATTACGCGCTGATGTTCCTGGTCGTCGGCTTGATTGCCGGTGCGCTGAATCTCGCTGGGATCTCGACGGTCGCGGTGCAGATTTCGTGGATGCTGTTCGTAACCGGGATCGTGTTGCTGGTGATTCATTGGATCACGGGGCACACGACCCGCCCGGTGTGA
- a CDS encoding DEAD/DEAH box helicase: MNTSVHTNFHALGLSEGLLRDLADAGFASPTPIQEQAIPPALAGRDVIGCAQTGTGKTAAFVIPIVERLAALPKGQPQALILAPTRELALQTLTTIDKLGRSRRISATVIVGGADMQAQVRGLRQRPDILIATPGRLLDHMWNGTIVLSSMKILVLDEADRMLDMGFAPQINQILDALPEERQTLLFSATLPTDLARLVQANVKNPVRVMVAPSATTADGVTQGIHYTSQGEKPDLLLSLLKADQDTALVFTRTKHRADRLGRMLGSEGHRVAVLHGDRSLSQRRAALEGFRRGSFRVLVATDIAARGIDVANIGHVINFDLPNCPEDYVHRIGRTARMKTTGRATSFVTGEDRQQLRDIERLLGHAVPLAPGSRTSLPVMHGEDSRAHRDEHSAPSRSRFASRHRRPNPRGDHAEPSSRNASPAIRA, encoded by the coding sequence GTGAATACCTCTGTTCACACCAATTTTCACGCCCTCGGTTTGTCCGAGGGGCTGCTCCGGGACCTGGCTGATGCCGGGTTCGCATCACCCACGCCCATTCAAGAACAAGCCATTCCGCCCGCGCTCGCTGGGCGAGATGTCATTGGATGTGCCCAGACCGGGACGGGTAAAACCGCAGCCTTTGTCATTCCAATCGTCGAACGACTCGCTGCATTGCCGAAGGGGCAACCGCAGGCATTGATCTTAGCGCCAACCCGTGAGCTGGCATTGCAGACCCTGACGACGATTGATAAGCTTGGCCGGAGTCGGCGCATTTCCGCGACCGTCATAGTTGGAGGCGCCGATATGCAAGCCCAAGTACGGGGCTTGCGACAGCGACCAGACATCTTGATAGCGACGCCTGGGCGTCTTCTGGATCACATGTGGAACGGCACGATTGTCTTGTCGTCTATGAAGATCTTGGTATTGGATGAGGCGGATCGGATGTTGGATATGGGCTTTGCACCTCAGATCAATCAGATTCTTGATGCGTTGCCTGAAGAGCGACAGACTCTTCTCTTCTCGGCCACCCTGCCAACAGATCTGGCTCGATTGGTTCAAGCCAATGTGAAGAATCCGGTGCGCGTCATGGTCGCGCCGTCTGCCACGACAGCTGATGGGGTCACGCAGGGGATTCATTACACCTCCCAGGGCGAGAAGCCCGATCTTCTCTTGTCGTTATTGAAGGCCGATCAGGATACGGCTCTGGTGTTCACCAGGACGAAGCACCGTGCCGATCGGTTGGGGCGTATGCTGGGTAGCGAAGGCCATCGAGTGGCTGTGTTGCATGGAGACCGGAGTCTCTCACAGAGGCGCGCCGCGCTAGAAGGTTTTAGACGTGGGTCATTTCGGGTGCTGGTCGCGACGGATATTGCTGCGCGAGGGATCGATGTCGCGAACATCGGCCACGTGATTAATTTCGATCTACCCAATTGCCCAGAAGATTACGTCCATCGTATTGGCCGCACGGCTCGAATGAAGACAACCGGCCGCGCCACAAGTTTTGTGACGGGTGAAGACCGGCAGCAACTTCGAGATATTGAGCGCCTCTTGGGACATGCAGTCCCGCTTGCGCCGGGAAGCAGAACTTCGTTGCCGGTGATGCATGGCGAGGATAGTCGGGCACATCGGGACGAGCATTCCGCTCCAAGTCGCTCGAGGTTTGCCAGCCGACACCGCCGTCCGAACCCAAGGGGAGATCACGCCGAGCCATCCTCGCGCAATGCCTCGCCTGCAATACGTGCATAA
- a CDS encoding ABC transporter substrate-binding protein, producing MKQISNSTASTGAISSEPRLGMTWVVTVGMMLLIGTPVASAEQTATESVRNTMDEVIHILNSEELNQPGRSVERRQKIEHVIRQGVSYEDMAKRALGEPWIELTDTERQEFVTLFVQLLRDTFAGRIDHYADEQVRYLSEQYEENCAEVRVRLSGRKVDTLLDFRLVDKIGHWYVYDVVIDGAGIVSNYHAQFASIIRTHSYIGLVNKMKEKTLVVKAFETTTAP from the coding sequence ATGAAGCAGATATCCAACAGTACCGCGAGTACGGGCGCAATCAGTTCCGAACCGCGTCTCGGCATGACCTGGGTCGTGACGGTAGGCATGATGCTGCTGATCGGGACCCCCGTGGCGTCAGCAGAGCAGACCGCCACAGAATCAGTGAGAAACACCATGGATGAGGTGATCCATATTCTCAACAGCGAAGAGCTGAACCAGCCGGGCCGCTCGGTGGAACGACGTCAGAAGATTGAGCACGTCATCAGGCAGGGCGTCAGCTATGAAGATATGGCCAAACGGGCTCTGGGTGAGCCCTGGATAGAACTGACGGACACTGAACGGCAAGAATTTGTTACGCTCTTTGTTCAGTTACTCCGAGACACATTTGCCGGGCGAATTGATCATTACGCCGACGAGCAGGTGCGCTACCTGTCTGAACAATATGAAGAAAACTGTGCTGAGGTGAGGGTGAGGCTGTCTGGCCGCAAGGTGGACACCCTCCTAGATTTTCGCTTAGTCGACAAGATCGGCCATTGGTATGTGTACGATGTGGTCATCGACGGCGCAGGCATCGTGAGCAATTACCACGCACAGTTCGCCAGCATTATCCGCACCCATTCCTACATAGGTTTAGTAAACAAGATGAAAGAGAAGACTCTCGTGGTAAAAGCGTTTGAAACGACGACGGCTCCATAG
- a CDS encoding GspE/PulE family protein codes for MQAKPMTQNPQELQHKAEHAEHVNRITTQIHAASNLDQILLDLHKDILSLFDAEDLTLFAFDTEKKEIFSKVPHIDGVDEVRIPITEQSLAGFCAKYLRPVNIADAYNIPELQGIHPSLLHDTSYDKRTGFRTKQVLTYPIVADNKYLMGVLQLLNKKSGSRFTRKDEEVVDEIAKALGIAFFNLRQTSKKNPTKFDLLVNNKRITQNELDQAMADSRKGMSDLESLLIEKHKIPKLDIGKSLAQFHKCPYIEYSERTIVDVELLKNLNVDYLKKNHWMPLKRDRTAIEILTDDPGDLDRVQDIKRTFPGLNIRFAVSLRRDIAQFLSSATGQSDGGGNGRKLDENVSDILGELVTEAQAEATEESAGGGLDENDNAIVRLANQIIADAYRQSASDIHIEPYGEKRETLVRFRVDGECFEYMKIPQSYRRAIVSRLKIMASLDIAERRKPQDGKIKFKLSETKEIELRVATLPTAGYNEDVVMRILAASEPLPLDKMGFSERNLKMLKEISEKPYGIILCVGPTGSGKTTTLHSVLGNINTPDIKIWTAEDPVEITQYGLRQVQVQPKIGLTFATAMRAFLRADPDVIMVGEMRDKETADTGIEASLTGHLVMSTLHTNSAVETVTRLLDMGCDPFSFADAMLGVLAQRLARRICKDCKEQYVGSKEEYEELRLGYGPEHWDKLGIKQDTTFRLSRGKGCETCNRSGFKGRVALHELLLGTDQMKRMIQQKSRTEDMLKTAIGEGMTTLVQDGIQKVLQGLTTNKEVKAVAIK; via the coding sequence ATGCAAGCCAAGCCGATGACTCAGAATCCTCAGGAATTGCAGCACAAGGCCGAGCATGCCGAACATGTTAACCGTATTACCACCCAGATTCATGCGGCCAGCAACCTTGATCAAATCCTTCTGGACTTGCATAAAGACATCTTAAGTTTGTTCGACGCAGAGGATTTGACTCTTTTCGCATTCGACACGGAGAAGAAGGAAATCTTCTCCAAAGTTCCTCACATCGACGGTGTGGACGAAGTCCGCATCCCCATCACTGAACAAAGTCTCGCTGGGTTCTGTGCCAAGTATCTTCGCCCTGTTAACATTGCCGACGCGTACAACATCCCAGAACTCCAAGGCATTCATCCGTCCCTGCTCCACGATACATCCTATGATAAACGAACCGGATTCAGGACCAAGCAGGTCCTGACGTATCCAATCGTGGCCGACAATAAATACTTAATGGGGGTGCTGCAACTCCTCAATAAGAAAAGCGGCAGTCGATTTACTCGAAAAGATGAAGAGGTCGTTGATGAGATTGCGAAAGCGCTCGGCATCGCCTTCTTCAACCTCCGTCAAACCTCAAAAAAGAACCCCACGAAGTTCGATCTCTTAGTCAACAACAAGCGCATCACACAAAATGAACTCGACCAGGCCATGGCTGACTCGCGGAAAGGGATGAGCGATCTAGAGAGTCTTCTCATCGAAAAACACAAGATTCCAAAACTCGATATTGGTAAATCGCTCGCCCAGTTCCATAAATGTCCATACATCGAGTACAGCGAACGTACCATCGTCGACGTGGAATTACTGAAGAACCTCAATGTCGACTATCTCAAAAAGAACCACTGGATGCCGCTCAAGCGAGATCGTACGGCAATCGAAATTCTGACCGACGATCCAGGAGATCTCGACCGCGTTCAAGACATCAAGCGGACCTTTCCAGGCCTTAACATTCGATTCGCCGTCAGTCTTCGCCGGGACATCGCCCAATTTCTGAGTTCCGCGACTGGACAGAGTGACGGGGGTGGCAATGGACGAAAACTCGACGAAAATGTGTCCGATATTCTCGGCGAACTGGTTACGGAGGCACAGGCCGAAGCAACTGAAGAATCTGCGGGTGGCGGACTCGACGAAAACGACAACGCAATCGTCCGCCTGGCCAACCAAATTATTGCCGATGCCTACCGGCAGAGTGCGTCAGACATTCATATCGAACCGTACGGAGAAAAACGTGAAACGTTGGTCCGTTTCCGAGTCGATGGAGAATGCTTCGAGTACATGAAGATTCCGCAGAGTTACCGCCGTGCAATCGTCTCCCGCCTCAAGATCATGGCCAGCCTGGATATTGCCGAGCGCCGCAAGCCTCAGGACGGAAAGATCAAATTCAAACTTTCAGAGACAAAAGAAATCGAACTCCGCGTTGCGACCCTCCCCACCGCCGGATACAACGAAGACGTGGTCATGCGTATCCTCGCAGCGAGCGAACCACTGCCACTCGACAAAATGGGGTTCTCGGAGCGGAACCTCAAAATGCTGAAAGAGATTTCAGAAAAGCCTTATGGCATCATTCTCTGCGTCGGTCCGACTGGCTCTGGAAAGACAACCACGCTGCACTCAGTCCTGGGCAACATTAACACCCCGGACATCAAAATATGGACCGCCGAAGACCCTGTCGAAATCACACAGTATGGCCTGCGCCAAGTGCAGGTACAGCCGAAGATTGGCCTCACCTTTGCCACTGCTATGCGCGCATTTCTCCGCGCCGACCCCGATGTCATCATGGTAGGAGAAATGCGGGATAAAGAGACGGCTGACACCGGCATTGAAGCGTCGCTCACCGGCCATCTCGTGATGAGCACGCTGCATACCAACAGCGCCGTCGAAACGGTTACTCGCCTGCTCGACATGGGCTGCGATCCATTCAGCTTTGCCGATGCCATGCTGGGTGTGCTGGCGCAACGGTTGGCTCGTCGAATCTGCAAAGACTGCAAAGAGCAGTACGTCGGAAGCAAAGAGGAGTACGAAGAACTCCGACTGGGTTACGGGCCTGAGCATTGGGACAAGCTCGGTATCAAGCAAGATACTACGTTCCGCCTTTCCCGTGGGAAGGGCTGTGAAACGTGCAACCGTTCAGGCTTTAAGGGACGAGTCGCCTTACACGAACTTCTACTGGGCACAGATCAGATGAAGCGAATGATCCAGCAGAAATCGCGCACCGAGGATATGCTCAAAACTGCAATTGGAGAGGGAATGACAACGCTGGTGCAGGACGGGATTCAAAAAGTCTTACAAGGCCTTACAACTAACAAAGAAGTCAAAGCGGTCGCCATCAAATAG
- a CDS encoding DUF3393 domain-containing protein translates to MLHAVSNTMVRITSLFLAPLLILTGCESTDRVLTNAERVLGSRTSRTVLDIATGKDPKQILKERVDAYQRDPEAVIRDLRTIQRDFNTLMTALTGRVRQTWGEKEVKVPEQKKYVKYTQNYMSRTIVDFDNGTIVVETLDDKAPKESLKNAIITTLLTPDDPRSVDLFSDKPVTLTSDRPPYLLGLVQDQQGQSIRTPAQAEALAISTIEGAKTRTVDLNGGTKQALIAEIKMVANFSNKQAEKYRATVTRFAEQFKISPSLIFAVIRTESNFNPFAVSSAPAYGLMQLVPTSGGRDAYRKAKGTDTIPSREYLFDPENNIELGSAYLNVLSYNLLEDIGNEVSREYCVISAYNTGPRNVFKTFASDNRAALNQINSLEPPAVYDRLRNNLPYQETRDYLVKVVTFRKQFVALP, encoded by the coding sequence ATGCTCCACGCAGTATCCAATACTATGGTACGAATCACCTCGCTTTTCTTGGCCCCACTGCTCATTCTCACGGGATGTGAATCCACGGACCGTGTCCTCACGAACGCTGAACGGGTCCTCGGGAGCCGAACTAGCAGGACCGTACTCGACATTGCCACAGGCAAAGACCCCAAGCAAATACTCAAAGAGCGCGTCGACGCCTACCAGCGAGACCCCGAAGCCGTGATCAGAGATCTGCGGACGATTCAACGTGATTTCAACACCCTCATGACCGCATTGACCGGACGAGTCCGACAAACCTGGGGCGAGAAGGAAGTGAAGGTCCCAGAACAGAAGAAGTACGTGAAGTACACCCAGAACTATATGAGCCGAACCATCGTCGACTTCGATAATGGCACGATCGTCGTAGAAACCTTGGATGATAAAGCACCGAAAGAGAGCTTGAAAAACGCGATCATCACAACCTTGCTCACACCAGACGATCCGCGCTCTGTCGATCTTTTTTCCGACAAGCCTGTCACGCTGACCAGTGACCGGCCTCCATATTTATTGGGACTAGTACAGGATCAGCAAGGACAGTCAATCCGCACCCCCGCACAAGCGGAAGCGTTGGCAATATCAACGATTGAGGGTGCAAAGACGCGGACGGTGGACCTGAACGGAGGGACAAAGCAAGCGCTGATCGCCGAAATCAAGATGGTGGCAAACTTCTCGAATAAGCAAGCAGAAAAATACCGAGCCACCGTTACCCGATTTGCGGAGCAATTCAAGATCAGCCCAAGCCTCATTTTTGCTGTTATTCGAACGGAAAGCAACTTCAACCCCTTCGCTGTTAGTTCCGCCCCCGCCTATGGTCTCATGCAGCTCGTACCCACTAGTGGCGGGCGAGATGCCTACCGAAAAGCAAAGGGAACGGATACGATTCCATCGCGTGAATATCTCTTCGATCCAGAGAACAATATCGAGTTAGGCAGTGCCTATCTCAATGTCCTGTCCTACAATCTGCTTGAAGACATCGGGAATGAGGTCTCGCGAGAATATTGCGTTATCTCGGCTTATAATACAGGCCCACGAAATGTCTTTAAGACATTTGCGAGTGACAACAGGGCTGCCCTCAATCAAATTAATAGCCTTGAACCACCAGCAGTCTACGACCGATTACGCAACAACCTCCCCTACCAGGAAACGAGGGACTACCTCGTCAAAGTCGTCACCTTCCGGAAACAGTTCGTGGCTCTGCCCTAA
- a CDS encoding CsbD family protein, giving the protein MNAEQLKGKWMQFKGELKEKWGKFTDNDLQEIGGNYDRFVAKAQERYGDKKRELMKWADQWYHKAPSAKAGKKIQ; this is encoded by the coding sequence ATGAATGCCGAACAACTCAAAGGAAAATGGATGCAGTTCAAAGGTGAACTCAAAGAGAAGTGGGGTAAGTTTACGGACAATGATCTCCAGGAGATTGGAGGGAACTACGACAGATTTGTCGCCAAAGCGCAGGAACGGTATGGCGATAAGAAGCGTGAGCTGATGAAGTGGGCGGATCAGTGGTACCACAAGGCTCCGTCGGCCAAGGCGGGGAAAAAGATCCAGTGA
- a CDS encoding type II toxin-antitoxin system VapC family toxin, with amino-acid sequence MHGVPNDAATKKFVWDTSALLNIKEPNGQGYSPGHSFYKDFSDGWLSGPYFNIYPAIAVFELQASVSRAHREGRKMLRDFYIVSENSVVYPIDQELISRCADLFDKPGFSSLRGGDLIFACIARIEDAYLVTLDKGFSLVADHIRVIDLNESRDSAKYRNLFRD; translated from the coding sequence ATGCACGGAGTGCCAAACGACGCGGCGACGAAAAAGTTCGTGTGGGATACGTCTGCGCTTCTCAACATCAAGGAGCCTAACGGTCAGGGATATTCACCGGGGCATAGCTTCTACAAGGACTTTTCGGACGGTTGGCTCTCCGGACCTTACTTCAACATCTATCCCGCAATCGCCGTCTTCGAGCTTCAAGCATCAGTTTCGCGCGCACATCGCGAAGGGCGAAAGATGCTTCGTGATTTCTACATTGTGAGCGAGAACTCCGTGGTCTACCCCATCGACCAGGAACTTATCTCTCGCTGCGCAGATCTCTTCGATAAGCCTGGTTTCTCAAGCCTTCGCGGCGGCGACTTGATCTTCGCCTGTATTGCACGCATTGAGGATGCCTATCTTGTAACTCTAGACAAAGGTTTTAGCCTCGTTGCCGATCACATCCGCGTTATTGATCTGAATGAGAGTCGGGACTCAGCAAAGTATCGTAACCTGTTTCGTGATTAA
- a CDS encoding PilZ domain-containing protein, translating to MEDLDLKAITGQNTPQLRKHPRVRVPAPFPCSLARVGVVRKGVVEQGLGIIFDVSTKGARVMTEAVITPGDRIAMNLRFPDQTTATVIEAATVRWGKEYTYGVEFEGLSPAVNKHLQSVITHLSQSGPMLTA from the coding sequence ATGGAAGATCTAGATTTGAAGGCCATCACTGGGCAAAATACCCCACAATTACGCAAACATCCCCGCGTACGAGTGCCGGCTCCATTTCCTTGTTCATTGGCCCGCGTCGGTGTGGTCAGAAAGGGGGTTGTCGAACAGGGGTTAGGGATAATTTTTGACGTGTCTACTAAAGGGGCACGTGTGATGACGGAAGCGGTGATTACGCCGGGAGACCGAATTGCCATGAATCTTCGCTTTCCAGATCAGACAACAGCAACGGTCATCGAAGCCGCGACGGTTCGGTGGGGTAAAGAGTACACCTATGGTGTGGAGTTTGAGGGACTCTCGCCAGCCGTGAACAAGCATCTCCAGAGCGTCATTACACACCTCTCCCAGTCTGGGCCGATGTTGACGGCCTAA
- a CDS encoding RNA-binding protein — MVMSNCIVYVGGLEEATSDCQLRDLFGTYGTVVRVHVIRHKHSEKSAGYGFVEMGSGEQARHAVSSLEGALFAGNCLRLYVTTYASILA; from the coding sequence ATGGTCATGAGTAACTGCATCGTGTATGTCGGCGGCCTCGAAGAAGCGACTTCTGATTGTCAGCTCCGCGACTTATTCGGAACCTATGGCACCGTCGTTCGCGTCCATGTCATCCGACACAAACACAGTGAAAAATCTGCCGGCTATGGTTTTGTGGAAATGGGCTCAGGTGAGCAAGCTCGCCATGCTGTCAGTTCCCTGGAAGGGGCATTGTTTGCAGGCAATTGTTTGCGACTCTACGTCACGACTTATGCATCCATTCTCGCCTAA
- a CDS encoding DUF3309 domain-containing protein — protein sequence MKMSTIIIVVLGVLCVGVLPIWSYGGTWGYIPSGGLGFLLVAHTLLTLMGRTDRTATVKP from the coding sequence ATCAAGATGAGTACTATTATTATTGTCGTATTGGGTGTGTTGTGTGTCGGCGTACTTCCGATCTGGTCGTACGGCGGAACCTGGGGATATATCCCCAGCGGCGGGCTGGGTTTCCTCCTCGTGGCTCACACTCTTCTGACTCTGATGGGCCGGACGGACCGGACGGCAACTGTCAAGCCGTAA
- the erpA gene encoding iron-sulfur cluster insertion protein ErpA, which produces MQKRSTAMITITPTAEGKIRELMQEEKDTVGLRVYVKGGGCHGYQYGMAFESVMSEDDTVIEKGDVKVIMDSQSAPLLVGCEVDFHDSVQGSGFEIKNPQAKTTCGCGSSFSA; this is translated from the coding sequence ATGCAGAAAAGGAGCACTGCCATGATTACGATCACACCGACGGCAGAAGGAAAGATCCGAGAACTCATGCAGGAAGAGAAAGATACGGTTGGCCTACGTGTCTACGTAAAGGGCGGTGGGTGCCATGGCTATCAGTACGGGATGGCCTTCGAGTCCGTCATGAGTGAAGACGACACCGTCATCGAGAAAGGTGACGTCAAGGTCATCATGGACTCCCAGAGCGCCCCATTGCTGGTCGGCTGCGAAGTCGATTTTCACGACAGCGTGCAAGGCTCCGGCTTTGAGATCAAGAACCCACAAGCCAAAACGACCTGTGGGTGCGGCAGTTCATTCAGCGCATAA
- a CDS encoding Hsp20/alpha crystallin family protein, with translation MSRTRWNPFKDRDELESHLATLFAGREATGNGGKEALTVTQWSPLVDIIEDEKEYLIKAELPDMKKEDVRLTVENDVLAISGERKFEKEEKSKKYHRVERAYGSFVRSFSLPEDADGSKVAADFNDGMLRVHLPKSVKAKPKAIEIQVG, from the coding sequence ATGAGCAGAACTCGGTGGAATCCGTTCAAGGATCGGGATGAACTGGAAAGCCATCTGGCGACGCTGTTTGCCGGTCGAGAGGCGACGGGCAACGGAGGAAAGGAAGCCCTGACGGTGACTCAATGGTCGCCGCTGGTGGATATTATTGAAGATGAGAAAGAATACCTGATCAAAGCCGAATTGCCTGATATGAAGAAAGAGGACGTGCGTCTCACGGTCGAGAACGATGTCCTGGCGATTTCCGGCGAGCGGAAATTTGAGAAGGAAGAAAAGAGCAAGAAGTATCACCGGGTCGAACGCGCCTACGGGAGCTTCGTGCGCAGTTTCTCACTTCCGGAGGATGCGGATGGGAGTAAGGTGGCCGCGGACTTTAACGACGGGATGCTTCGGGTGCATCTCCCGAAATCTGTGAAGGCAAAGCCGAAAGCCATTGAGATCCAGGTTGGCTAG
- a CDS encoding proline--tRNA ligase encodes MKTSQLLIPTLRDDPGEAETVSHRLMLRAGLIRKVAAGIYTYLPLGLRVIRKIEQIIREEMNRSGAQELLMPIASPAELWKETARWDYYGKELLRFKDRHERDFCLGPTHEEVITDLFRREVRSYRQLPLNFYQIQTKFRDEIRPRFGLMRGREFIMKDAYSFDIDEAGAQVSYQKMYDAYTRIFTRCGLTFRAVEADTGLIGGDVSHEFMVLADTGEAMVAYSDQGSYAANLERAEVLPPSDIDTTPLLPLTPIDTPQRRTVKEVTAFLQITPRQLVKTLLYRAGTETVAVLIRGDHEVNEVKLARLLKVTDVTLADPVTVQQVTGAPPGFAGPVGLQHARILADHAIQGMTNVVIGANKADTHYQNANLNRDFTAEQFADLRNAQAGDPAPRGPGALTLAKGIEVGQVFLLGTKYSQKMNATILDDQGKERLAVMGCYGIGVGRTAAAAIEQNHDEKGIIWPFPIAPFHVHLLTVSQSEKTTDTAARLYTDLMAAGIEVLWDDRTDRAGVKFNDADLIGAPFQLVIGDKGLADGVVEVKIRRTGIKSRIAPSELVTHLKQLSFEAHPSASSPLA; translated from the coding sequence ATGAAAACATCCCAGTTACTCATCCCCACACTACGGGACGATCCCGGCGAAGCCGAAACCGTCAGCCACCGATTGATGCTGCGTGCCGGACTGATCCGAAAGGTGGCAGCTGGCATCTATACCTATCTTCCACTTGGTCTCCGTGTCATCCGCAAAATTGAGCAGATCATTCGAGAGGAGATGAACCGATCCGGCGCACAAGAACTGCTGATGCCGATCGCCTCCCCTGCTGAACTCTGGAAAGAAACAGCCCGATGGGACTACTACGGGAAGGAACTACTTCGATTCAAGGATCGTCACGAACGAGACTTTTGCCTAGGCCCGACGCACGAAGAAGTCATTACCGATCTCTTCAGGCGAGAAGTGCGATCCTACCGACAACTCCCGCTCAATTTTTACCAGATCCAAACCAAATTTCGTGATGAGATCCGCCCGCGATTTGGGCTCATGCGAGGGCGGGAATTCATCATGAAGGATGCCTATAGTTTCGACATCGATGAGGCTGGCGCTCAGGTCAGCTATCAGAAGATGTACGACGCCTACACCCGAATCTTCACACGATGCGGCCTCACCTTCCGGGCGGTGGAAGCCGACACAGGTCTCATCGGTGGGGATGTCTCACACGAGTTCATGGTGCTGGCCGATACCGGCGAAGCGATGGTGGCATATAGCGACCAGGGTTCTTACGCCGCCAATCTTGAACGGGCGGAAGTACTTCCTCCATCTGATATCGACACCACCCCCCTTCTCCCCCTAACGCCGATCGATACGCCACAGCGCCGGACAGTGAAAGAGGTCACAGCCTTTCTGCAGATTACACCCCGTCAACTCGTGAAGACACTGCTGTACCGCGCAGGCACCGAAACCGTCGCCGTGCTGATCCGGGGAGATCATGAAGTGAACGAAGTCAAATTAGCGCGTTTGCTCAAGGTGACTGATGTGACGTTGGCCGACCCCGTGACGGTTCAACAGGTCACAGGCGCTCCTCCAGGATTCGCCGGACCAGTCGGCCTGCAGCACGCACGAATCCTGGCGGATCACGCCATTCAGGGAATGACCAATGTCGTCATCGGTGCCAATAAAGCCGATACGCACTATCAGAATGCCAATCTCAACCGTGATTTCACTGCCGAACAATTTGCCGACCTTCGCAATGCGCAAGCCGGCGACCCGGCTCCCCGAGGACCAGGTGCGCTAACACTTGCCAAGGGCATCGAAGTTGGACAGGTATTCTTACTCGGTACCAAGTATAGCCAGAAAATGAATGCCACCATCCTCGACGATCAGGGCAAGGAGCGCCTGGCTGTTATGGGTTGTTACGGCATTGGCGTTGGTCGGACAGCCGCTGCGGCGATCGAGCAAAACCACGATGAGAAGGGCATCATCTGGCCGTTTCCTATCGCGCCATTCCATGTCCACCTCCTGACGGTCAGCCAATCAGAAAAGACGACCGACACCGCTGCACGTCTCTATACCGATTTGATGGCGGCAGGTATCGAGGTCTTATGGGACGACCGTACCGATCGCGCCGGTGTTAAATTCAATGACGCGGATCTGATCGGCGCCCCATTCCAACTCGTCATCGGCGACAAAGGCCTTGCGGACGGCGTTGTGGAAGTCAAGATTCGACGAACCGGGATCAAATCCCGCATCGCACCCAGTGAGCTTGTCACTCACCTCAAGCAACTTTCTTTTGAAGCCCATCCATCCGCGAGCTCACCTCTCGCTTAG